One Callospermophilus lateralis isolate mCalLat2 chromosome 6, mCalLat2.hap1, whole genome shotgun sequence genomic region harbors:
- the Bend3 gene encoding BEN domain-containing protein 3, producing MNSAEFGEDVEEVLKNNTVKVETEAEDAALDCSLNSKPSEKHPLDSVFAALQDSSKRKQPGSEGQPDSVPSVKRRRLIPEALLAGMRNRENSSPCQGNGEQAGRGRNVGSVWPGEEEPCNDATTPSYKKPLYGISHKIMEKKNPPVGDLLNTYELFEKANASNSPSPLRLLNDPQKRDCGGASGTATDGDPNIYFLIQKMFYMLNTLTSNMSQLHSKVDLLSLEVSRIKKQVSPSELVAKFQPPPEYQLTAAELKQIVDQSLSGGDLACRLLVQLFPELFSDVDFSRGCSACGFAAKRKLESLHLQLIRNYVEVYYPSVKDTAVWQAECLPQLNDFFSRFWAQREMEDSQPGGQVTSFFETEQVDAGHFLDSKDQEEALSLDRSSTIASDHVVDTQDLTEFLDEASSPGEFAVFLLHRVFPELFDHRKLGEQYSCYGDGGKQELDPQRLQIIRNYTEIYFPDMQEEEAWLQQCAQRINDELEGLGLEGGSEGETPRDDCYDSSSLPDDLSVVKVEDSFEGERPGRRSKKIWLVPIDFDKLEIPQPDFEVPGADCLLSKEQLRSIYESSLSIGNFASRLLVHLFPELFTHENLRKQYNCSGSLGKKQLDPARIKLIRHYVQLLYPRAKNDRVWTLEFVGKLDERCRRRDTEQRRSYQQQRKVHVPGPECRDLASYAINPERFREEFEGPPLPPERSSKDFCKIPLDELVVPSPDFPVPSPYLLSDKEVREIVQQSLSVGNFAARLLVRLFPELFTAENLRLQYNHSGACNKKQLDPTRLRLIRHYVEAVYPVEKMEEVWHYECIPSIDERCRRPNRKKCDILKKAKKVEK from the coding sequence gcaCTCCTCGCAGGCATGCGGAACCGCGAAAACAGCTCGCCCTGCCAGGGCAACGGAGAGCAGGCCGGCCGAGGCAGGAATGTGGGCTCCGTGTGGCCGGGGGAGGAGGAGCCCTGCAACGATGCCACCACCCCTTCCTACAAGAAGCCTCTCTATGGCATTTCGCACAAGATCATGGAGAAGAAGAACCCTCCCGTGGGGGACCTGCTCAACACCTATGAGCTCTTCGAGAAGGCCAACGCCAGCAACAGTCCCTCCCCTCTGCGCCTGCTGAACGACCCTCAGAAACGGGACTGCGGCGGGGCATCAGGAACAGCCACTGACGGCGACCCCAACATCTACTTTCTGATCCAGAAGATGTTCTACATGCTCAACACTCTCACTTCCAACATGTCCCAGCTGCACAGCAAGGTGGACTTGCTCTCCCTGGAAGTGAGCCGCATCAAGAAGCAGGTGAGCCCCTCCGAGctggtggccaaattccagccaCCCCCCGAGTACCAGCTCACAGCTGCTGAGCTCAAGCAAATTGTGGACCAGAGCCTGTCAGGTGGGGACCTGGCCTGCCGTCTGCTGGTACAGCTCTTCCCCGAGCTCTTCAGCGACGTGGACTTCTCCCGCGGCTGCAGCGCTTGCGGCTTTGCAGCCAAGCGGAAGCTGGAGTCGCTGCACCTGCAGCTCATCCGCAACTACGTGGAAGTCTACTACCCCTCTGTGAAGGACACTGCTGTGTGGCAGGCTGAGTGCTTGCCGCAGCTGAACGACTTCTTCAGCCGCTTCTGGGCCCAGCGGGAAATGGAGGACAGCCAGCCAGGAGGCCAGGTCACCAGCTTCTTTGAAACTGAGCAGGTGGACGCTGGCCATTTCCTAGACAGCAAGGACCAGGAGGAGGCCCTGTCTCTGGACCGCAGCAGCACCATCGCCTCAGATCACGTGGTGGACACGCAGGACCTCACTGAGTTCCTGGATGAAGCCTCTTCGCCGGGTGAGTTCGCCGTCTTCCTCCTCCACCGGGTCTTCCCCGAGCTCTTCGACCACCGGAAGCTGGGCGAGCAGTACAGCTGCTATGGTGACGGTGGCAAGCAGGAGCTGGACCCGCAGAGGCTGCAGATCATCCGCAACTACACAGAGATCTACTTTCCCGACATGCAGGAAGAGGAGGCCTGGCTGCAGCAGTGCGCGCAGCGTATCAACGACGAGTTGGAGGGCCTGGGGCTGGAGGGCGGCAGCGAGGGCGAGACGCCGCGGGATGACTGCTACGACTCTTCCAGCCTGCCCGATGACCTCTCCGTGGTCAAGGTGGAGGACAGCTTCGAGGGTGAGAGGCCGGGCAGGCGCTCCAAGAAGATCTGGCTCGTGCCCATTGACTTTGACAAGCTGGAGATTCCGCAGCCAGACTTCGAGGTGCCAGGCGCCGACTGTCTGCTCAGCAAGGAGCAGCTGCGCAGCATCTACGAGAGCAGCCTGTCCATTGGCAACTTCGCCTCCCGCCTGCTGGTGCACCTCTTCCCGGAGCTCTTCACCCACGAGAACCTACGCAAGCAGTACAACTGCAGCGGCTCCCTGGGCAAGAAGCAGCTGGACCCTGCCCGCATCAAGCTGATCCGCCACTACGTGCAGCTGCTCTACCCCCGGGCCAAAAATGACCGCGTCTGGACTCTGGAGTTCGTGGGCAAGCTGGACGAGCGCTGCAGGCGCCGGGACACGGAGCAGAGGCGCTCCTACCAGCAGCAGCGCAAGGTCCACGTGCCAGGCCCTGAGTGCAGAGACCTGGCAAGCTATGCAATCAACCCCGAGAGGTTCCGAGAGGAGTTTGAGGGGCCCCCTTTGCCCCCCGAAAGGAGCAGCAAGGACTTCTGCAAGATCCCCCTGGACGAGCTGGTGGTCCCCTCACCCGACTTCCCGGTGCCTTCTCCCTACCTGCTGTCGGACAAGGAGGTGCGCGAGATCGTGCAGCAGAGCCTCTCCGTGGGCAACTTTGCCGCCCGGCTCCTCGTCAGGCTCTTCCCCGAACTCTTCACTGCCGAGAACCTGCGGCTGCAGTACAACCATTCCGGGGCTTGCAACAAGAAGCAGCTGGACCCCACGCGACTGCGGCTCATCCGCCATTATGTGGAGGCCGTGTACCCCGTGGAGAAGATGGAGGAGGTGTGGCATTATGAATGTATCCCCAGCATCGACGAGCGGTGTCGCCGTCCCAACAGGAAAAAATGCGACATCCTCAAGAAAGCCAAGAAAGTGGAGAAGTGA